A stretch of DNA from Immundisolibacter sp.:
GCAGCGCCCAGCGCTCGACGCCGTTCGACTTCCAGGCCGAAATGGCGAACGACAGTTGCAACAGCGCGCCGAGCGTCTCCGGGCCGGCTGGAACCGCCGGCCCGCGCACCGGCTGTTGCAGGCGCGAGAACGGCGCCTCGAAACGCGCGGCGGCGAGCGGCAGCGCCTGCACCGGCGCACCCTCGTAGCGGCGAAACGGCGCCGGCGGCGCGTCCCAGTCCAGCGTCTCCGGTCCGCGGGCGTAGGCCTCGAAGCGGTGCCGGGTGGCTTCGTGATAGCAGATGACGGTGGCGTAGGCGTCCATGCCGCCTGCCACGCAAAATCGGTGCCGTCTTAAACAGACATTGAAATCAGTGGCTTACATTAACAACGTGGCAATGATCACGACATCCGTGCACGCTTTGAAGGCTTTGCGACGAACCGCCCACCCCGCGGCGCGACACCGCCCCCCGGACGGCGACACGCCGGCGCGGCGTGCTTTCAGTGCGGCGCCGCGCGCGCGTCGTGGGGGTTGTCTTCCTGATTGCGCATCCAGTCGGCGAGCTTGGCCAGCAGGCCGTAGATCTCCTGCCGGGCCTCGGCATCGCCGATCGTTTCATCGAGCGCGCCGCGCATGCACAGCAGCCAGGCGTCGCGCTCGGCGTTGCCGATCGGGAATCCCAGATGCCGCTGGCGCAGCCGCGGATGGCCCCGCTCGGCCGAATAGAGCTTCGGCCCGCCCAGCCATTCGCCCAGATAGCGCTTCAGGACCTCCTTGACCGGCCCCAGATCGGGCGCGTGCAGGGCGCGGATGGTTTTTGCCTCCGGCAAGGTATCCATACGCGCGTAGAACGCATCGACCAGGCGATCGACCGTGGCCGCGCCGCCGATGCGCTCGAACATTGAAACGGTCATGTCGATATCCTCAGCCTGCAGGCGGCCACTATTCTGACGCGGGTCTGACGCGGGGGACCGTGGCCCGGGCAATTCGCGCCGAGGCGCCGCTCCCACAGGGCCTCGCTCGTGGGAGGCCCGCCGTCGGGCCGAATGCCATCGGTATCCGCCAGCCCCCCCAGGCCCGCCCCAGCGTCGCCCGCCGTCAGCCCCGCACCGGCCGCGTCGGCCCTTCCTCCGGGCCGAAGCAGAAGCCGTAGTCGCTGCATACCGCGCACGACGGCGCCCGGCACTGCACCGCCGCTCGTTCACACAATTGCTTGTAGAGGAATTTCTTCCACTTCATGTCGCCGGTGTTGCGCTCGCAAAGCGCCGGGAAATGCTCGCGCAGCAGTTGCGACAGCGCCTGGCGGTGTGGCAGGCCAAGGTCCTGCCACAGGTGGTTGTCGCCCAGGCAGCCGACGGCAACGGCGCTGGCCAGCCAGGTCGCGTCCTGGCTGGCCGGCCGGCGGAATTCGAGCAGCAGCTCGCGCACGTCGTCCACCTCGTCGAGGCGCTGGCGCAAGGCCTTCGGCAAACCCATGTCCAGGTGCACGACCAGGGCCACGGCGTCCGGAAAGTGGCGCTCGGCCAGGCGCTGCAGTTCCGGCGCCGGCAAGCACAGCGTGCCGAACTGCGCCAGAACGCCGGCGAAGGCCTGCGCCGGCACGCACCCGGGCTCGACGGCGAAGGCCAGCAGGCGCGTGGCGGCATCCTGCGCCCGAAGCTCGCTGCCGCTCGCCACTGCCAGCGCCACGTGGCCTCTCCTCAGACCGCCGCCGCGGCGTGGCTGTGGCACTGCTTGGGGCAGATGCGCGAGCAGGCCTCACAGCCGACGCAGTTTTCCTGGTTGGCGATGGTCATCACCTTGCGCTCGTACTCGACCTCGTCGTCATCGTCGTCGCTCGCGTCCAGGTTGATGCTGATCTTCTCGCCGTCCTCGGTCAGGCCGATCAGCTCGAACACGCCGCGCCCGCACACGCGGTAGCAGCGCCCGCAGCCGATGCAGCGGCTGGCCTCGATG
This window harbors:
- a CDS encoding group II truncated hemoglobin; the encoded protein is MTVSMFERIGGAATVDRLVDAFYARMDTLPEAKTIRALHAPDLGPVKEVLKRYLGEWLGGPKLYSAERGHPRLRQRHLGFPIGNAERDAWLLCMRGALDETIGDAEARQEIYGLLAKLADWMRNQEDNPHDARAAPH
- a CDS encoding nitrogen fixation protein NifQ produces the protein MALAVASGSELRAQDAATRLLAFAVEPGCVPAQAFAGVLAQFGTLCLPAPELQRLAERHFPDAVALVVHLDMGLPKALRQRLDEVDDVRELLLEFRRPASQDATWLASAVAVGCLGDNHLWQDLGLPHRQALSQLLREHFPALCERNTGDMKWKKFLYKQLCERAAVQCRAPSCAVCSDYGFCFGPEEGPTRPVRG
- the fdxB gene encoding ferredoxin III, nif-specific, with the protein product MSEFSVTLPNGHAWTPRFVQTIEASRCIGCGRCYRVCGRGVFELIGLTEDGEKISINLDASDDDDDEVEYERKVMTIANQENCVGCEACSRICPKQCHSHAAAAV